A single genomic interval of Helianthus annuus cultivar XRQ/B chromosome 6, HanXRQr2.0-SUNRISE, whole genome shotgun sequence harbors:
- the LOC110944311 gene encoding uncharacterized protein LOC110944311, whose protein sequence is MDDKPETSAAATKPTALHPTYSVTNIQSKIRTLDGSTVTYSSWVQLFQLHVVAYKVVDHIDNNILPQILPNTTSAKQSWDKLEKIYLSNKKAQAAALETRFCNLSLSACASLDDYCQQLLNLATQLADVHHPVTDARLVLQLVRGLPAEYNTTASFINNKEADWDLAISLLQDEAIRIEAQKGTTSSVMVAANSNSNSSPQPALTTTSSDHPNESNTSSQSRGRGRGCGRNNYRGGGRRDNRGGGAGRSFWTAGNPSAYNSPYPN, encoded by the exons TGCCGCCACCAAACCAACCGCCCTACACCCTACTTATTCCGTCACTAACATCCAGTCCAAGATTCGTACCTTGGATGGGTCCACGGTCACTTATTCCTCATGGGTCCAGCTGTTCCAGCTTCACGTAGTTGCATACAAGGTTGTCGATCACATTGACA ACAACATCCTACCTCAAATCCTGCCCAATACAACTTCAGCTAAACAGTCTTGGGATAAACTTGAGAAGATTTACCTCAGCAATAAGAAAGCCCAAGCAGCCGCACTCGAAACTCGATTCTGCAATCTGTCCCTCTCAGCTTGTGCCTCCCTGGATGATTATTGTCAACAATTGCTGAACCTTGCCACTCAACTTGCAGATGTCCATCACCCCGTCACCGATGCACGATTAGTCTTACAACTGGTTCGCGGTCTTCCTGCTGAGTACAACACCACTGCCTCATTTATCAATAACAAGGAAGCCGACTGGGATCTTGCTATTTCTCTCCTTCAAGATGAGGCCATTCGCATTGAAGCACAAAAAGGGACCACGTCATCTGTTATGGTGGCAGCGAACTCCAACAGCAACTCCTCACCACAGCCGGCTCTCACAACCACTTCTTCTGATCACCCTAATGAGTCTAACACCAGCAGCCAATCCAGGGGAAGAGGTCGCGGATGTGGCAGAAACAACTATCGCGGCGGCGGTCGCCGTGACAACCGGGGTGGTGGGGCTGGCCGCTCATTCTGGACAGCAGGGAATCCTTCAGCATACAACTCACCATACCCAAATTAG